The following are encoded in a window of Aromatoleum petrolei genomic DNA:
- a CDS encoding cupredoxin domain-containing protein, with product MALSWAAALAAQTPGVEASVDADGVQRVTIVGGSYFFKPARVTAKAGQPLDLTVSMEEGIVPHRFVLEDPGGKPVADIELATAPKTLRLVLAPGDYPFTCPNRLLMFKSHRERGMSGMLEIRE from the coding sequence TTGGCCCTTTCGTGGGCTGCTGCGCTCGCAGCACAGACGCCTGGCGTGGAGGCGAGCGTTGACGCCGACGGCGTACAGCGCGTGACCATCGTCGGCGGCAGCTATTTCTTCAAGCCCGCGCGGGTGACCGCCAAGGCCGGTCAGCCACTGGACCTGACCGTCAGCATGGAAGAGGGGATCGTCCCTCATCGCTTCGTGCTCGAGGATCCTGGCGGCAAGCCGGTCGCCGACATCGAGCTCGCCACGGCGCCCAAGACCTTGCGGCTCGTGCTTGCGCCGGGCGACTATCCCTTCACCTGCCCGAACCGTCTGCTCATGTTCAAGAGCCACCGCGAGCGTGGCATGTCCGGAATGCTCGAGATCCGCGAGTAA
- a CDS encoding class I SAM-dependent methyltransferase, translated as MSAALADTPKLVADEFTLLSHMLPLAGARVLDLGCGKAEMSWRMVDEGSAVLVVAVEADGIQHEANLSSAPVAGLCFERGGAEAIAHPDDSFDLVTMFKSLHHVPVALMDRALAEICRVLRPGGELYVSEPVFAGELNEVIRLFHDEEEVRAAAIAAMQRAVTAGLFVQVEERHFAAPVVFRDFADFEARMMHVTHSQFDLDAARVDRVRRRFMRSAGPDGARFERPMRINRLRRAG; from the coding sequence ATGAGCGCCGCGCTCGCCGATACTCCCAAGCTCGTCGCCGACGAGTTCACTCTCCTCTCGCACATGCTGCCGCTGGCCGGCGCGCGCGTGCTCGACCTCGGCTGCGGCAAGGCCGAGATGAGCTGGCGCATGGTCGACGAGGGAAGCGCGGTCCTCGTCGTGGCGGTAGAAGCAGACGGCATCCAGCACGAGGCAAACCTCAGCTCCGCACCCGTCGCGGGTCTGTGTTTCGAACGCGGCGGCGCAGAAGCCATCGCCCATCCGGACGACAGCTTCGACCTCGTCACGATGTTCAAGTCGCTCCACCATGTCCCGGTTGCGCTCATGGACCGCGCGCTCGCCGAGATCTGCCGCGTGCTGCGACCCGGTGGCGAACTCTACGTTTCGGAGCCCGTGTTCGCCGGCGAATTGAACGAAGTCATCCGGCTCTTCCACGACGAGGAAGAAGTGCGCGCCGCAGCCATCGCCGCGATGCAGCGCGCCGTGACGGCAGGCCTCTTCGTGCAAGTCGAGGAGCGACACTTCGCTGCCCCGGTCGTCTTCCGCGACTTCGCCGACTTCGAGGCGCGCATGATGCACGTCACGCATTCCCAGTTCGATCTCGATGCGGCCCGTGTCGACCGCGTGCGCCGTCGCTTCATGCGGTCGGCGGGTCCGGACGGCGCGCGCTTCGAACGCCCGATGCGCATCAACCGCCTGCGGCGCGCCGGCTGA
- a CDS encoding HpcH/HpaI aldolase/citrate lyase family protein gives MSPRTYLFVPGDRPERFDKACAAGADAVILDLEDAVTPERKAIARDAVRSWLAAGGRACVRLNGTDTDWFDGDCALLDQPGLVGVVLPKAERAEQLARLATRLRPGVRIVPIVETALGLWNALELASAPGVERLAFGSVDFQLDSGILGDGEELLYARSRLVLASAIARIDAPVDGVTVAINDIDQLQADTRRARLLGFGAKLCIHPKQVVPVNEGFMPAEAEVVHARAIMAAVDAAAGIGAINLDGKLIDRPVIERARKILERVAA, from the coding sequence ATGTCCCCCCGAACCTACCTCTTCGTCCCCGGCGACCGCCCCGAGCGCTTCGACAAGGCCTGCGCCGCCGGCGCCGACGCCGTCATCCTCGACCTCGAGGACGCCGTGACGCCGGAGCGCAAGGCGATCGCCCGCGACGCGGTGCGGAGCTGGCTCGCGGCCGGCGGACGCGCCTGCGTGCGCCTGAACGGCACCGACACCGACTGGTTCGACGGCGACTGCGCGCTCCTCGACCAGCCCGGCCTCGTCGGTGTCGTCCTGCCCAAGGCCGAGCGCGCCGAGCAACTCGCTCGCCTTGCTACCCGCCTGCGTCCGGGCGTGCGCATCGTCCCCATCGTCGAAACCGCGCTGGGCCTGTGGAATGCCCTGGAACTGGCGAGCGCTCCCGGCGTCGAGCGCCTCGCCTTCGGCTCGGTCGACTTCCAACTCGACTCCGGCATCCTCGGCGACGGCGAAGAACTCCTCTACGCGCGCTCGCGCCTCGTCCTCGCCTCCGCCATCGCCCGCATCGACGCGCCGGTCGATGGCGTCACTGTCGCCATCAACGATATCGACCAACTTCAGGCCGACACACGCCGCGCGCGCCTGCTCGGCTTCGGCGCCAAACTGTGCATCCACCCCAAGCAGGTCGTTCCGGTCAACGAAGGCTTCATGCCCGCCGAGGCCGAAGTCGTCCACGCCCGCGCGATCATGGCTGCCGTGGACGCGGCCGCGGGTATCGGTGCGATCAACCTCGACGGCAAGCTCATCGACCGTCCGGTGATCGAACGGGCTCGCAAGATCCTCGAGCGGGTGGCGGCATGA
- a CDS encoding MFS transporter, with the protein MKAVVIPLAATLAVQALVSMAALTAPVLAPEAGAELGIPATLVGVFVALIYVGAMLSSLASGNLVVRYGAIRVSQVCLVLCGAGVGLAAIGSPGLMAVSALLIGLGYGPVTPASSHILARTTPAHLMGFMFSLKQTGVPLGGALAGALVPGFAMLWGWQGAALAVAAACVLMAVLAQPTRAGFDADRDPARRLSLAGVFKPLALVFAYPRIRDLAICTFFFGAMQLCLTTYLVTYLTSVYGMPLVTAGLVLALTQGAGVGGRLMWGLVADRWITPRRLLSLLALAMAAASLLTAAFDPDWPFVAVMAVSMLFGATAIGWNGVYLAEVARLAPAGQAGVLTGGTLFFTYFGVVAGPPAFAALVGATGSFAVGYAAIGCVILVIGLLLVLTHARRPAECTEAA; encoded by the coding sequence GTGAAGGCCGTCGTCATCCCGCTCGCGGCAACCCTTGCCGTGCAGGCGCTCGTCTCCATGGCTGCGCTCACCGCGCCTGTCCTTGCTCCCGAGGCCGGCGCCGAGCTCGGCATCCCTGCCACGCTGGTCGGCGTGTTCGTCGCGCTGATCTACGTCGGTGCGATGCTCTCCAGCCTCGCGAGCGGCAACCTAGTCGTGCGCTACGGCGCGATCCGCGTCAGTCAGGTGTGTCTCGTTCTGTGCGGTGCCGGCGTCGGGCTGGCGGCGATCGGATCTCCCGGACTCATGGCCGTCAGCGCGCTGCTGATCGGCCTCGGCTACGGCCCCGTGACGCCCGCGAGCTCTCACATCCTCGCGCGCACGACCCCCGCCCACCTGATGGGCTTCATGTTCTCCCTCAAGCAGACCGGTGTGCCACTCGGCGGCGCGCTCGCCGGCGCGCTGGTGCCTGGCTTCGCGATGCTGTGGGGCTGGCAGGGCGCGGCGCTCGCCGTCGCGGCCGCTTGCGTGCTGATGGCCGTCCTGGCGCAGCCCACGCGCGCCGGCTTCGACGCAGACCGCGATCCGGCGCGGCGCCTCTCGCTCGCCGGCGTGTTCAAGCCCCTCGCGCTGGTGTTCGCCTATCCGCGCATCCGCGACCTTGCGATCTGCACCTTCTTCTTCGGCGCGATGCAACTGTGCCTGACGACCTACCTCGTCACCTATCTCACCAGCGTCTACGGCATGCCCCTCGTCACCGCCGGCCTCGTCCTCGCGCTCACCCAGGGTGCGGGCGTCGGCGGGCGCCTGATGTGGGGCCTCGTCGCCGATCGCTGGATCACGCCACGTCGCCTGCTGAGCCTCCTCGCGCTCGCAATGGCCGCCGCGTCCCTGCTGACGGCTGCATTCGATCCCGACTGGCCGTTTGTCGCCGTGATGGCGGTGAGCATGCTCTTCGGCGCCACCGCGATCGGCTGGAACGGCGTCTACCTCGCCGAAGTGGCGCGTCTCGCGCCCGCCGGCCAGGCCGGCGTGCTCACCGGCGGCACGCTGTTCTTCACCTATTTCGGCGTCGTCGCCGGCCCGCCCGCTTTCGCCGCGCTGGTTGGCGCCACCGGCTCCTTTGCTGTTGGCTACGCCGCAATTGGCTGCGTGATCCTTGTCATCGGCCTATTGCTGGTGCTGACACACGCCCGACGCCCGGCCGAATGCACCGAGGCCGCGTGA
- a CDS encoding GntR family transcriptional regulator, whose amino-acid sequence MNHHPPQLLASGQPRYLVLAQSLMDDIVSGRYPLDSLLPTEVELCQQFNVSRHTVREAIRRLSDLGLISRQPGVGTRVKATQVASRYTQSSDGIEDLYKFVRDVRLEVSGHGDVIADEELAELLECKRGQAWLHVEGLRYVADETVPIARTDVYIARAYRGIVDDLGDEQVPIYALIEKRYGLRVVEVRQQVRAVNIGAPDAARLHVEPGSAGLQVVRKYFAPNDELLEVGVSLHPGERFSYSSTQRLELQNGGKGR is encoded by the coding sequence ATGAACCACCACCCCCCGCAGCTGCTGGCTTCCGGCCAGCCACGCTACCTCGTGCTCGCGCAGTCGCTGATGGATGACATCGTCTCCGGCCGCTATCCGCTCGACAGCCTGCTGCCGACCGAGGTCGAACTGTGCCAGCAGTTCAACGTCAGCCGGCACACCGTGCGCGAAGCGATCCGGCGCCTGAGCGACCTCGGCCTCATCAGCCGGCAGCCGGGGGTGGGCACGCGCGTCAAGGCGACCCAGGTCGCCTCGCGCTACACGCAGTCGAGCGACGGCATCGAGGACCTGTACAAGTTCGTGCGCGACGTGCGCCTCGAAGTGTCCGGTCACGGCGACGTGATCGCCGACGAAGAACTCGCCGAACTGCTCGAATGCAAGCGCGGGCAGGCATGGCTGCATGTCGAGGGCCTGCGCTACGTTGCCGACGAGACGGTGCCGATCGCGCGCACCGACGTCTATATCGCGCGCGCCTACCGTGGCATCGTCGACGATCTCGGCGACGAGCAGGTGCCGATCTACGCACTGATCGAGAAGCGCTACGGGCTGCGCGTCGTCGAGGTGCGCCAGCAGGTGCGTGCGGTCAATATCGGCGCCCCGGATGCCGCGCGGCTGCACGTCGAGCCCGGCTCGGCCGGTCTGCAGGTGGTGCGCAAGTATTTTGCGCCCAACGACGAACTGCTCGAAGTCGGCGTCAGCCTCCATCCGGGCGAGCGCTTCAGCTACTCGTCCACCCAGCGCCTCGAACTCCAGAACGGAGGCAAGGGGCGGTGA
- a CDS encoding CaiB/BaiF CoA transferase family protein: protein MSLPLAGVRIIAVEQYGAGPFGTQHLADLGAEVIKVENPGEGGDVGRSVGPYFFGKGDSHFHQSFNRNKKSITLDLKKPEGQEVLHELVKTADAVFDNLRGDIPAKLGLTYEQLKEYNPKIVCGHLSAYGRSGERAKWPGYDYLMQAEAGYLSVTGEPDGPPARFGISIIDMMTGTMSALGLVSAIVGARASGVGRDVDVSLFDVAMHNLSYLATWYLNEGVVTGRAPRSSHPSLTPSQLYRTQDGWIFIMCNKEKFFGVLCERIGRPEWATDARFENFAARLAHREELTEMLDGVLMTATTAEWMQRFGGSVPAAPVNDIAQALDNPFAREQGLVVDVPHPARGTIQTVACPIRCPGDELPRRPAPQLGADTLAVLRSIRDDSEWIANLSRNQVI from the coding sequence ATGAGTCTCCCCCTTGCTGGCGTGCGCATCATCGCCGTCGAACAATACGGCGCGGGTCCCTTCGGCACGCAACATCTGGCGGACCTCGGCGCCGAGGTCATCAAGGTCGAAAACCCGGGCGAGGGCGGCGACGTCGGCCGCAGCGTCGGCCCCTACTTCTTCGGCAAGGGTGACAGCCACTTCCACCAGTCCTTCAACCGCAACAAGAAGAGCATCACGCTCGACCTGAAGAAGCCCGAAGGGCAGGAAGTCCTGCACGAACTGGTGAAGACCGCCGATGCCGTGTTCGACAACCTGCGTGGCGACATCCCCGCCAAGCTCGGCCTCACCTACGAGCAGCTGAAGGAGTACAACCCGAAGATCGTCTGCGGCCACCTCTCCGCCTACGGGCGCAGCGGCGAGCGCGCGAAGTGGCCCGGCTACGACTACCTGATGCAGGCCGAGGCCGGCTACCTCTCCGTCACCGGCGAACCCGACGGCCCGCCGGCGCGCTTCGGCATCTCCATCATCGACATGATGACCGGCACGATGTCCGCGCTCGGCCTCGTCTCCGCGATCGTCGGCGCCCGCGCGAGCGGGGTGGGGCGCGATGTCGACGTCAGCCTCTTCGACGTCGCCATGCACAACCTCAGCTACCTCGCCACGTGGTACCTCAACGAAGGCGTCGTCACCGGCCGCGCGCCGCGCTCGTCCCACCCGTCGCTCACGCCGAGCCAGCTCTACCGCACGCAGGACGGCTGGATCTTCATCATGTGCAACAAGGAGAAATTCTTCGGCGTGCTGTGCGAGCGGATCGGCCGGCCGGAATGGGCGACCGACGCACGCTTCGAGAACTTCGCCGCGCGCCTCGCGCATCGCGAAGAACTCACCGAGATGCTCGACGGCGTGCTGATGACGGCGACGACCGCCGAGTGGATGCAGCGCTTCGGCGGCAGTGTGCCCGCGGCACCGGTCAACGACATCGCCCAGGCGCTCGACAACCCCTTCGCCCGCGAGCAGGGCCTCGTCGTCGACGTCCCGCACCCCGCTCGCGGCACGATCCAAACCGTCGCCTGCCCGATCCGCTGCCCCGGCGACGAGCTGCCCAGGCGTCCCGCACCGCAGCTCGGGGCGGATACACTCGCCGTCTTGCGCAGCATACGGGACGACAGCGAATGGATCGCGAACTTGAGCAGGAACCAGGTGATATGA
- a CDS encoding acyl-CoA dehydrogenase family protein yields the protein MNMSIDLEQEQLILDSLDRFLETEVKQHVHQLEHDDIYPAEIVEKMKALGLFGCIIDAEYGGLGLSTSTYAKIVARISETWMSLSGIINSHLIMSAAVQRHGTPEQKAYYLPKFATGELRGGIGLTEPDAGTDLQAIRTVARRDGDHYVVNGTKTWITNSMYGNTIALLVKTDPEAQPRHKGMSLLIAEKGPGFQVARKLEKLGYRGIDTCELVFEDYRVPVDRLIGGVEGVGLKQVLSGLELGRINVAARGVGVASAALKEATTYSQVRKTFGKPICEHQAIQLMLGEMATRVEASRLLVESAAKAYDEGRRCDMEAGMAKYFATESALTNAMDAMRIHGGYGYSKEYNIERLYRDAPLLTIGEGTNELQRIIIAKQLIERNPA from the coding sequence ATGAACATGAGCATCGACCTCGAACAGGAACAACTGATCCTCGACTCGCTCGACCGCTTCCTCGAGACCGAAGTGAAGCAGCACGTCCATCAGCTCGAGCACGACGACATCTACCCGGCCGAGATCGTCGAGAAGATGAAGGCGCTGGGCCTCTTCGGCTGCATCATCGACGCCGAATACGGCGGCCTGGGGCTTTCCACCTCGACCTACGCCAAGATCGTTGCGCGCATCTCCGAAACCTGGATGTCGCTGTCGGGCATCATCAACTCGCACCTCATCATGTCCGCCGCGGTGCAGCGCCATGGCACGCCGGAGCAGAAAGCCTACTACCTGCCTAAATTCGCCACCGGCGAGCTGCGCGGCGGCATCGGCCTCACCGAGCCCGACGCCGGCACCGACCTGCAGGCGATCCGCACGGTCGCCAGACGCGACGGCGACCACTACGTCGTCAATGGCACCAAGACCTGGATCACCAACAGCATGTACGGCAACACCATCGCGCTGCTGGTGAAGACCGACCCGGAGGCCCAGCCCCGGCACAAGGGCATGAGCCTGCTGATCGCCGAGAAGGGCCCCGGCTTCCAGGTTGCGCGCAAGCTCGAGAAGCTCGGCTACCGCGGCATCGACACCTGCGAGCTGGTGTTTGAGGACTACCGCGTGCCCGTCGATCGCCTCATCGGCGGTGTCGAGGGCGTCGGCCTCAAGCAGGTGCTCTCCGGGTTGGAACTCGGCCGCATCAACGTTGCCGCGCGCGGCGTCGGCGTCGCCAGCGCCGCCCTGAAGGAAGCCACCACCTATTCGCAGGTGCGCAAGACCTTCGGCAAGCCGATCTGCGAGCACCAGGCCATCCAGCTCATGCTCGGCGAGATGGCCACCCGCGTCGAAGCTTCGCGCCTGCTGGTCGAATCGGCCGCCAAGGCCTACGACGAAGGCCGCCGCTGCGACATGGAAGCCGGCATGGCGAAGTACTTCGCGACCGAATCGGCCCTGACCAATGCGATGGACGCGATGCGCATCCACGGCGGCTACGGCTACTCGAAGGAGTACAACATCGAGCGCCTGTACCGTGACGCGCCGCTCCTGACCATCGGCGAAGGCACCAACGAACTGCAGCGCATCATCATCGCCAAGCAACTCATCGAGAGGAACCCGGCATGA
- a CDS encoding MmgE/PrpD family protein gives MNSPKTTPDALIAPVLAQFAADLDCDAIPAEVRERAKYLILDAVGIAHASTRYDFAHRSLSAVSELGRGDADVIGLSAKLTLRDAVLMNGILVHGLDYDDTHARGVIHATASCFPTALGVAAQAGLTGRELLAAYIVGMEVATRLGSVAKGGFHQTGFHPTGLIGTFACALIAGRLHGLNAQQLAMAQGIALSVASGSLEFLQDGAWTKRMHPGWAGVAGITAATLAKHGFIGPKAAYEGRFGLFNSHLGPLAENCDYALATEGLGETWEVAQVAIKPLPACHFTHSCADSAMAIAREHKFRPEDIEKVRALIPAEVVKTVCEPVANKQKPQNSYDAQFSIPYAVASGLVRGRFGLGELEDAALAEPDVLAVAGKVAYEVDPNSAFPKYYSGEVIVTLRDGREFTHREHINRGAADRPITNDEIVDKYMENACLAVSPQRARQIRDTVLALDDMPAGAFSDALAAQA, from the coding sequence ATGAATTCCCCCAAGACCACCCCCGACGCGCTGATCGCGCCCGTCCTTGCCCAGTTCGCCGCCGACCTCGACTGCGACGCGATCCCCGCCGAGGTGCGCGAACGCGCCAAGTACCTCATCCTCGACGCCGTCGGCATCGCCCATGCCTCGACGCGTTACGACTTCGCCCACCGCTCGCTGTCCGCGGTGTCCGAGCTCGGCCGCGGCGACGCCGACGTGATCGGCCTCTCGGCCAAGCTCACGCTGCGCGACGCGGTGCTGATGAACGGCATCCTCGTGCACGGCCTCGACTACGACGACACCCACGCCCGTGGCGTCATCCACGCCACCGCGAGCTGCTTCCCGACGGCGCTGGGCGTCGCGGCGCAGGCGGGGCTCACGGGCCGCGAACTCCTCGCCGCCTATATCGTCGGCATGGAAGTCGCGACCCGCCTGGGCTCCGTTGCGAAGGGCGGCTTCCACCAGACCGGTTTCCATCCGACCGGCCTCATCGGCACTTTCGCCTGCGCGCTGATCGCCGGGCGCCTGCACGGCTTGAATGCCCAACAGCTCGCGATGGCGCAGGGCATCGCGCTCTCTGTCGCCTCCGGCAGCCTCGAGTTCCTGCAGGACGGCGCCTGGACCAAGCGCATGCACCCGGGCTGGGCCGGGGTTGCCGGCATCACCGCGGCGACGCTCGCGAAGCACGGCTTCATCGGCCCGAAGGCCGCTTACGAAGGGCGTTTCGGCCTCTTCAACAGCCACCTCGGTCCGCTCGCCGAGAATTGCGACTATGCGCTCGCAACCGAAGGTCTGGGCGAGACCTGGGAGGTCGCCCAGGTCGCGATCAAGCCGCTGCCGGCCTGCCACTTCACGCACTCGTGCGCCGACTCGGCGATGGCGATCGCCCGTGAGCACAAGTTCCGCCCCGAGGACATCGAGAAGGTGAGGGCGCTGATTCCCGCCGAGGTCGTCAAGACCGTGTGCGAGCCGGTCGCCAACAAGCAGAAGCCGCAGAACAGCTACGACGCCCAGTTCAGCATCCCCTACGCGGTCGCCTCCGGCCTCGTGCGCGGGCGTTTCGGCCTCGGCGAACTCGAGGATGCCGCCCTTGCCGAACCGGACGTGCTGGCAGTCGCGGGCAAGGTCGCCTACGAGGTCGACCCCAACTCCGCCTTCCCGAAGTACTACTCGGGCGAAGTCATCGTCACGTTGCGCGACGGCCGCGAATTCACGCACCGCGAGCATATCAATCGCGGTGCCGCCGACCGGCCCATCACCAACGACGAGATCGTCGACAAGTACATGGAAAACGCCTGCCTTGCCGTTTCGCCGCAGCGCGCGCGCCAGATCCGCGACACCGTGCTCGCCCTCGACGACATGCCCGCCGGTGCCTTCTCCGACGCGCTCGCCGCCCAAGCCTGA
- a CDS encoding TRAP transporter large permease, producing the protein MLIATSLVLMLVLLALGTHVAVALGLVSTGLILMLDGVPTTVIAQTAFKSVNSYPLMAIPMFVLAGNLMMRGNIASLMIDLVGSLVRAVKGGLALTVMIASVFFAAVSGSSVGSAAAIGASTVDGLKREKYPARFSAGIVAVGGTLGLMIPPSLGFILIGSIVGLPVDKLFIAGVLPGLMEATLLMIAVVFISRRNNFGASAQKPDWNGFSRRLPGAGAALMMPVLILGAIYTGYLTPTEVSAFAAAYAVLLCVLIYRSVTLGGVWQVAKDSLLQTTMIFAVVMGGSLIGFVLARMGVSAQLVAAITAMDMSPWQFLLLANVVLLVLGMFLDGVAMIVLTAPLLFPVATALGINPIHFAVIMVANVEIATLTPPIGLNLFVMSGIAKLPVHEVARGVLPFYGVRLVGLMLVSYIPQISLFLVD; encoded by the coding sequence ATGCTCATTGCAACTTCCCTCGTGCTGATGCTGGTGCTGCTCGCCCTCGGCACGCATGTCGCCGTCGCGCTGGGGCTGGTCAGCACCGGCCTGATCCTGATGCTCGACGGTGTGCCCACCACCGTCATCGCGCAGACGGCCTTCAAGTCGGTGAACAGCTACCCGTTGATGGCGATCCCGATGTTCGTGCTCGCCGGCAACCTGATGATGCGCGGCAACATCGCGAGCCTGATGATCGACCTCGTCGGCAGCCTCGTGCGTGCCGTCAAGGGCGGACTCGCGCTGACGGTGATGATCGCCAGCGTGTTCTTCGCGGCGGTGTCGGGCTCCAGCGTCGGCTCGGCGGCGGCGATCGGCGCCTCGACGGTCGATGGCCTCAAGCGCGAGAAGTACCCGGCGCGTTTCTCGGCCGGCATCGTCGCGGTCGGCGGCACCCTCGGCCTGATGATCCCGCCCTCGCTCGGCTTCATCCTGATCGGCTCCATTGTCGGTCTGCCGGTGGACAAGCTGTTCATCGCCGGCGTGCTGCCGGGCCTGATGGAAGCGACCCTGCTGATGATCGCGGTGGTGTTCATCTCGCGGCGCAACAACTTCGGCGCCAGCGCGCAGAAGCCGGACTGGAACGGCTTCTCGCGCCGCCTGCCGGGTGCGGGCGCGGCGCTGATGATGCCGGTGCTGATCCTCGGCGCGATCTACACGGGCTACCTGACCCCGACCGAAGTGTCCGCCTTCGCCGCGGCCTACGCGGTGCTGCTGTGCGTGCTGATCTACCGCAGCGTCACGCTCGGCGGCGTGTGGCAGGTCGCGAAGGACTCGCTGCTGCAGACCACGATGATCTTCGCGGTCGTCATGGGCGGCAGCCTGATCGGTTTCGTGCTGGCGCGCATGGGCGTTTCGGCGCAGCTCGTCGCCGCGATCACCGCGATGGACATGAGCCCGTGGCAGTTCCTGCTGCTCGCGAACGTCGTGCTGCTGGTCCTGGGCATGTTCCTCGACGGCGTCGCGATGATCGTGCTGACCGCGCCGCTGCTGTTCCCGGTCGCCACCGCGCTGGGCATCAACCCGATCCACTTCGCCGTGATCATGGTCGCCAACGTCGAGATCGCGACGCTGACCCCGCCGATCGGCCTGAACCTTTTTGTCATGAGCGGCATCGCCAAGCTGCCCGTGCATGAAGTCGCCCGCGGCGTGCTGCCCTTCTACGGTGTGCGCCTCGTGGGCCTGATGCTCGTCTCCTACATCCCGCAGATCTCGCTGTTCCTTGTCGATTGA
- a CDS encoding TRAP transporter small permease, which produces MKHEPIPAPTTTAPQGCIAELRRSWWRWFESGPLLTFATLLFLASTAIMLIEGGSRSLFDESYFWAEESVRYLMVWAFFLTLGAAGTAGNHIRTELLVDHMPPGIRKAMHVVASLVGIGFGAGLFYASLPQIQRYYTMGMMTESNLDLPVWILFLAMPLGALLLLGYYVRCLVRALRGEDPYASSHGPTGSEL; this is translated from the coding sequence ATGAAACATGAGCCCATCCCGGCGCCCACGACGACTGCCCCGCAGGGGTGCATCGCGGAGCTGCGCCGAAGCTGGTGGCGATGGTTCGAATCCGGGCCGCTGCTGACCTTCGCGACGCTGCTGTTCCTCGCCTCCACCGCGATCATGCTGATCGAAGGCGGCAGCCGCTCGCTGTTCGACGAGAGCTACTTCTGGGCCGAAGAGTCCGTGCGCTACCTGATGGTATGGGCTTTCTTCCTGACGCTCGGCGCAGCGGGCACCGCGGGCAATCACATCCGCACGGAACTCCTCGTCGATCACATGCCGCCCGGCATCCGCAAGGCCATGCACGTCGTCGCGAGCCTGGTCGGCATTGGCTTCGGCGCGGGGCTCTTCTACGCGTCGCTGCCGCAGATCCAGCGCTACTACACGATGGGCATGATGACCGAGTCAAACCTGGATCTGCCGGTGTGGATCCTGTTCCTCGCGATGCCCCTCGGCGCGCTGCTGCTGCTCGGCTACTACGTCCGCTGCCTCGTCCGTGCCCTGCGCGGCGAGGATCCCTACGCATCCTCGCACGGCCCGACCGGCTCCGAGCTCTAG
- the dctP gene encoding TRAP transporter substrate-binding protein DctP, protein MTFKRLAATAIASLCVMAHAGGASSADLVLPSEVAATHWKTKYMNQFAEGVAKRTNGALNVKVFPAGQLYNDQDALAALGTGAVHMVWPVAVRVESIEPRTGILNLPFAVSDEMMTNQCFSEGLTTLMSSYVEPRNLKILGFLRTADLFFVFRNRDVQKMEDLKGAKIRVTGGKVFQETMKSLNTSPVSMAASEMSTALAQGAIDGVYTSPAGWAEMIGMTGKYAWHVPGFSLTTYAIVVDKGWIDGLPEAQRKAIADTIKEIAPRQWKEVAAEDKVLIDKMVAQGAVFRTATPDETKRWRALAKSNEKVFSDKYPEAMQKLGELEKRCGYGN, encoded by the coding sequence ATGACATTCAAGCGTCTTGCCGCGACTGCGATCGCTTCCCTGTGCGTGATGGCGCACGCGGGCGGCGCGTCGTCGGCCGATCTGGTCCTTCCCAGCGAGGTCGCCGCGACCCATTGGAAGACCAAGTACATGAACCAGTTCGCCGAGGGCGTCGCCAAGCGCACCAACGGCGCGCTCAATGTGAAGGTCTTCCCCGCGGGCCAGCTCTACAACGACCAGGACGCGCTCGCCGCCCTCGGTACCGGTGCGGTGCATATGGTGTGGCCGGTGGCGGTGCGGGTCGAATCGATCGAGCCGCGCACCGGCATCCTGAACCTGCCGTTCGCGGTCAGCGACGAGATGATGACCAACCAGTGCTTCTCCGAAGGGTTGACGACGCTGATGTCGTCCTACGTCGAGCCGCGCAACCTGAAAATCCTCGGCTTCCTGCGCACGGCGGACCTGTTCTTCGTGTTCCGCAACCGCGACGTGCAGAAGATGGAGGATCTGAAGGGCGCAAAGATCCGCGTGACCGGCGGCAAGGTGTTCCAGGAAACGATGAAGAGCCTCAACACGAGCCCGGTGTCGATGGCTGCCTCCGAGATGAGCACCGCGCTCGCGCAGGGCGCGATCGACGGCGTGTATACCTCGCCCGCCGGCTGGGCGGAGATGATCGGCATGACCGGCAAGTATGCCTGGCACGTACCGGGATTCTCACTGACGACTTACGCGATCGTCGTCGACAAGGGCTGGATCGATGGCCTGCCCGAGGCGCAGCGCAAGGCGATTGCAGACACCATCAAGGAGATCGCGCCGCGCCAGTGGAAGGAGGTCGCCGCCGAGGACAAGGTGTTGATCGACAAGATGGTCGCGCAGGGCGCCGTATTCCGCACCGCGACGCCCGACGAGACGAAGCGCTGGCGTGCGCTGGCCAAGAGCAACGAGAAGGTGTTCTCCGACAAGTATCCGGAGGCGATGCAGAAGCTTGGTGAACTCGAGAAGCGGTGCGGCTATGGCAATTGA